A stretch of Chanodichthys erythropterus isolate Z2021 chromosome 20, ASM2448905v1, whole genome shotgun sequence DNA encodes these proteins:
- the igfbp6b gene encoding insulin-like growth factor-binding protein 6b, with amino-acid sequence MENLRPRRKMSFLSNLTPVVLLLIVHCGSWSLAGRLGPHKNCLTCKDGQSSGAGRASRDPAGAASTTMLALGEPCGVYTLSCAKGLRCVPPPREHSPLQALLQGRGFCAKQSRTSPTEKPRPTGAHPSHSGEIEKAPCRKLLNTVLRGLELTIFQSDRDIYIPNCDTRGFYRKKQCRSSKGMQRGHCWCVDEMGTTVPPRAGEDGILPCDGE; translated from the exons ATGGAGAACCTGAGACCCAGACGCAAGATGTCTTTCCTTTCCAACTTGACACCCGTTGTCCTGTTGCTGATCGTCCACTGTGGATCCTGGTCTCTGGCGGGTCGTTTGGGCCCCCACAAAAACTGCCTGACCTGCAAAGACGGGCAATCCTCGGGCGCGGGCCGGGCCTCCAGGGACCCGGCCGGGGCGGCCAGCACGACCATGTTGGCGTTGGGGGAGCCCTGTGGTGTGTACACCCTGAGCTGTGCCAAGGGGCTTCGCTGCGTGCCCCCTCCGCGTGAACACAGCCCCCTTCAGGCTCTGCTGCAGGGCAGAGGCTTCTGCGCCAAACAGAGCAGGACGAGTCCCACCGAGAAGCCCCGCCCCACAG gggCACATCCTTCACACAGTGGTGAAATAGAAAAG GCTCCATGTCGTAAGCTGCTCAACACGGTCTTGCGAGGTCTCGAGCTCACCATTTTCCAGTCTGATCGTGACATCTACATCCCGAACTGTGACACACGTGGGTTCTACAGGAAAAAGCAG TGTCGGTCCTCTAAGGGCATGCAGCGCGGCCACTGCTGGTGCGTCGACGAGATGGGCACCACCGTGCCGCCACGTGCCGGGGAGGATGGTATTTTACCATGTGATGGAGAGTGA
- the pip4k2ca gene encoding phosphatidylinositol 5-phosphate 4-kinase type-2 gamma isoform X2, translated as MMASLGNTGSASSPMVMLAPKTKTKKKHFVQQKVKVFRASDPMLSVFMWGVNHSINDLNQVPVPVMLLPDDFKANTKIKVNNHLFNKENLPGHFKFKEYCPQVFRNLRERFGIEDLDYQVSLARSAPMRGDGQGEGLLFTSYDRTLIVKHISSEEVADMHNILSEYHQHIVKCHGSTLLPQFLGMYRVTVESEDTYLIVMRNMFSHRLVVHRKYDLKGSLVDREASDKEKVKELPTFKDVDFRNNMQKVYVTEEQKEKIMEKLNRDVEFLVKLKIMDYSLLLGIHDVARGEREEEEAEEPCCEDDTDPENGLAPAAQVGSYGTSPEGIAGYMNNFKPLGPGEFDPYVDVYAVKSAPGAPQREVYFMGLIDVLTQYDTKKKAAHAAKTVKHGAGAEISTVHPEQYAKRFREFISNIFA; from the exons ATGATGGCGTCTCTCGGTAACACCGGCAGCGCCTCCAGCCCGATGGTCATGCTTGCCCCCAAAACCAAGACCAAAAAGAAACATTTCGTGCAGCAGAAGGTGAAAGTGTTCCGAGCGAGCGACCCGATGCTTAGCGTGTTCATGTGGGGCGTTAATCATTCG ATAAATGATTTAAATCAAGTTCCAGTGCCCGTCATGCTGCTCCCTGACGACTTCAAAGCCAACACCAAAATTAAAGTGAACAACCATCTCTTCAACAA GGAGAATCTTCCaggccattttaaatttaagGAGTACTGTCCGCAAGTTTTCAGGAACCTCAGGGAGCGATTTGGAATTGAAGATCTTGACTACCAG GTGTCCCTGGCCCGCAGTGCACCCATGAGAGGCGATGGACAGGGAGAAGGTCTTCTCTTCACGTCCTATGACCGTACGCTGATCGTGAAGCACATCTCCAGTGAAGAAGTAGCCGACATGCATAACATTCTGTCTGAGTATCACCAG CATATAGTGAAGTGTCATGGCAGTACACTTCTTCCTCAGTTTTTGGGCATGTACCGTGTTACGGTGGAGAGTGAGGACACGTACCTGATCGTCATGAGGAACATGTTCAGCCACAGACTCGTTGTCCACAGGAAATACGACCTGAAG GGTTCCCTGGTGGATCGTGAGGCCAGTGACAAAGAGAAG GTGAAAGAGCTGCCCACTTTTAAAGATGTGGATTTCAGAAATAACATGCAGAAGGTTTATGTGACGGAGGAACAGAAAGAGAAGATTATGGAGAAGCTAAACCGAGACGTAGAG TTCCTGGTGAAGCTGAAGATAATGGACTACAGCCTGTTGCTGGGCATCCACGACGTGGCACGTGGCGAGCGGGAGGAAGAGGAGGCTGAGGAGCCCTGCTGTGAAGATGACACTGATCCTGAGAACGGCCTTGCTCCGGCGGCACAGGTTGGCTCTTACGGCACGTCTCCGGAAGGCATCGCCGGTTACATGAACAACTTCAAACCCCTGGGCCCTGGAGAATTTGACCCTTACGTTGATGTATACGCTGTCAAAAGCGCCCCAG GAGCGCCGCAGAGGGAGGTGTATTTCATGGGCCTCATTGATGTGTTGACGCAGTACGACACTAAGAAGAAAGCTGCCCACGCAGCAAAGACCGTTAAACATGGC GCTGGTGCTGAAATATCTACAGTTCATCCAGAGCAGTATGCCAAACGATTCCGCGAATTCATCTCCAACATTTTTGCGTAA
- the pip4k2ca gene encoding phosphatidylinositol 5-phosphate 4-kinase type-2 gamma isoform X1 — MMASLGNTGSASSPMVMLAPKTKTKKKHFVQQKVKVFRASDPMLSVFMWGVNHSINDLNQVPVPVMLLPDDFKANTKIKVNNHLFNKENLPGHFKFKEYCPQVFRNLRERFGIEDLDYQVSLARSAPMRGDGQGEGLLFTSYDRTLIVKHISSEEVADMHNILSEYHQHIVKCHGSTLLPQFLGMYRVTVESEDTYLIVMRNMFSHRLVVHRKYDLKGSLVDREASDKEKVGHQSRSFLSYLIDTNSLVMTFSLLLMQVKELPTFKDVDFRNNMQKVYVTEEQKEKIMEKLNRDVEFLVKLKIMDYSLLLGIHDVARGEREEEEAEEPCCEDDTDPENGLAPAAQVGSYGTSPEGIAGYMNNFKPLGPGEFDPYVDVYAVKSAPGAPQREVYFMGLIDVLTQYDTKKKAAHAAKTVKHGAGAEISTVHPEQYAKRFREFISNIFA, encoded by the exons ATGATGGCGTCTCTCGGTAACACCGGCAGCGCCTCCAGCCCGATGGTCATGCTTGCCCCCAAAACCAAGACCAAAAAGAAACATTTCGTGCAGCAGAAGGTGAAAGTGTTCCGAGCGAGCGACCCGATGCTTAGCGTGTTCATGTGGGGCGTTAATCATTCG ATAAATGATTTAAATCAAGTTCCAGTGCCCGTCATGCTGCTCCCTGACGACTTCAAAGCCAACACCAAAATTAAAGTGAACAACCATCTCTTCAACAA GGAGAATCTTCCaggccattttaaatttaagGAGTACTGTCCGCAAGTTTTCAGGAACCTCAGGGAGCGATTTGGAATTGAAGATCTTGACTACCAG GTGTCCCTGGCCCGCAGTGCACCCATGAGAGGCGATGGACAGGGAGAAGGTCTTCTCTTCACGTCCTATGACCGTACGCTGATCGTGAAGCACATCTCCAGTGAAGAAGTAGCCGACATGCATAACATTCTGTCTGAGTATCACCAG CATATAGTGAAGTGTCATGGCAGTACACTTCTTCCTCAGTTTTTGGGCATGTACCGTGTTACGGTGGAGAGTGAGGACACGTACCTGATCGTCATGAGGAACATGTTCAGCCACAGACTCGTTGTCCACAGGAAATACGACCTGAAG GGTTCCCTGGTGGATCGTGAGGCCAGTGACAAAGAGAAGGTAGGACATCAGTCCAGATCATTTTTAAGTTACCTGATAGACACAAACTCCCTAGTCATGACATTCTCTCTTCTTCTAATGCAGGTGAAAGAGCTGCCCACTTTTAAAGATGTGGATTTCAGAAATAACATGCAGAAGGTTTATGTGACGGAGGAACAGAAAGAGAAGATTATGGAGAAGCTAAACCGAGACGTAGAG TTCCTGGTGAAGCTGAAGATAATGGACTACAGCCTGTTGCTGGGCATCCACGACGTGGCACGTGGCGAGCGGGAGGAAGAGGAGGCTGAGGAGCCCTGCTGTGAAGATGACACTGATCCTGAGAACGGCCTTGCTCCGGCGGCACAGGTTGGCTCTTACGGCACGTCTCCGGAAGGCATCGCCGGTTACATGAACAACTTCAAACCCCTGGGCCCTGGAGAATTTGACCCTTACGTTGATGTATACGCTGTCAAAAGCGCCCCAG GAGCGCCGCAGAGGGAGGTGTATTTCATGGGCCTCATTGATGTGTTGACGCAGTACGACACTAAGAAGAAAGCTGCCCACGCAGCAAAGACCGTTAAACATGGC GCTGGTGCTGAAATATCTACAGTTCATCCAGAGCAGTATGCCAAACGATTCCGCGAATTCATCTCCAACATTTTTGCGTAA